The Bacillus sp. NEB1478 genome contains the following window.
ACCGTCTGGCTTAATGTATACTTTCGCAAGCGAAACAGCTACAGAAGGGACAAAACTCAATTGGTCTTCTCTCACCTGCAGATTCAGGGCTTCTTCCCAATTGTCGCGCGTCACTTTTCGTAAATTTACTTTCATTATTTTTCTCCTAAAATGTATTTCCTTCTAAAAAATTCTCTTTACAATTTCATATTCCTTTTTAACCTATGAATTGGTTCAGCTCCCGATTTACTTTTCCATGCTCTTCCCAGAAAAGTCCGTGTCCGCTCTTTTCCATTGGTACTAGTTTTGATTTGAGTCTGAATAAAGGTGAATTGAGTCACTTTGTGGATGAATTGAGTCTCTTTTTACATGAATTGAGTCTCTTTTTGCATGAATTGAGTCTCATTTAAATTAATTAAGTCTTTCTACACATTTCGACACATGTCGACACAACCACACCCATTAGCATCAATTCTCATCCGTCTCAAACGTCAGCACAAAAAAAACGACCAGCATCAGCCAGTCGTTTCCATCATTCTTATTTATTGTTTATTCAGTACTTCAATCATCCCGATAGCTACACTTCTGCTTGATTGAGGATTTTGACCTGTAATGAGGTTGCCATCCGTAACCGCGAAATCCTCCCATTTACCAGCTCGCTGAAATTCAGCTCCTAGTTCACGAAGCTTTGTTTCTAATAAAAACGGCACTTCCTTCGTCAACTGCATCTCTTCTTCCTCTTCATCCGTGAAAGCAGTAACAGTCTTTCCTTTTACGATTGGCGTACCATCTTTCAGGGTCGCCGTTGTCAGTCCTGCTGGTCCGTGGCAAACACTGCCGATAACTTTGTTCGTTTGTGCCATCTGGCTTACCACTTCTTTTAATTCCTCACTCTTTGGAAAATCAAAGACTGTCCCGTGACCACCCGGCAAGAAGATAGCGTCGTAGCTGACAGCATCTTCATTGCTAAGCTTTGCTGTATCCTCCAGAATCGATAAAGCTTCTTTGTATTCTTCCCGATCAACTCCTTCTAAGCTGTTGGGATCCAGCGGAATCTTGCCGCCTTGAATACTTTTTACTGTTATATCATAGCCGCTTTGACGAAATTCATTAAATGGAACGGCATACTCTTCAAGCCAAAGTCCAGTTTTATTCGTTCCGATATTTTGGTGGTTTGTAACTACAATTAGAATTCTTTTTGACATACACGCACTTCCTTTCTTTATCTACGGTTTCATTCTTCCCGATTTATTTTTTTTGAAACAAAAAGGGGTATAAAAAAACTGACCATCTAAGTCGATAGTCAGCATCATATAGTTATTCAAACTGCTTATAAAATTCGGAATCGTCGGGATCTACGCCATTTCGCTTATTTTGATTCAGAGAAGAGATGCGCGACATTTCTTCTTCACTTAATTCAAAATCAAATATTTCACCATTTTCTTCAATTCGATGTTTTGTAACAGATTTTGGGATTGTTACAACACCATTTTGAATGTCCCAGCGCAAAATAATCTGTGCCACACTTTTGTTATGTTTTTCTGCCATTTCTACTAAAACAGGTTCATCGAAAATTTCACCTTTTAAAAGTGGACGCCATGCTTCAAGCTGAATGCCTTGGTCTTTACAATAGGATAATAAATCTTCCTGAGTAAGACGCGGGTGGTATTCAACTTGATTCACCATCGGCTTGATCTGGGCATCAGCTATTAGATCTTCCAAATGGTGCTGTTTAAAATTACTTACACCAATCGCCTTTGCTTTTCCATCTTGATAGATTTTTTCCACGGCTCTCCACGTTTCTTTGTACTTTCCAGGTACAGGCCAGTGAATCAGGTAAAGGTCGACATACTCAAGACCCAGCCTTTCTAAGCTCGCGTCCAATGCGGCAAGTGTCTGATCATAACCTTGATCAGTGTTCCAAACTTTTGTGGTGATAAAAAGATCTTCTCTTGGTACGCTGGATTCACGGATAGCTTTCCCAACGCCTGTCTCGTTATCATAAAAACTTGCTGTATCAATGCTTCTGAAACCTGCATCGAGCGCCCATTTTATCGCTTGAACAACCTCTTCGCCTTCTTCGGCCTTGTATACACCTAGACCCAGCCACGGCATGTGGACACCGTTATGTAAAATCGCGCGATCATGAATACTGTTTACCATAAGAATCCCTCCTTTCTGTTATTTTGGCATATTTTCAAAGCACTTTCTATTTTTTGAGCCGCCTCTGTCTGTCTAAAATATGTATATTGTTTATCTAGATCAATCCTTTTAACCGTGCAAGCAGTAATCCATGTGCTAATTCACTGTCTTTCCAGGTTCCTTGTTCGATATTATAAAACGCTCGTTCAATCGGTATATGAAAAGATTGAATGGAAGCTTCCTTTTTCTCTAGCTTCTGCTGCTGGTACTCAAGAATTTCTCGAGTAAAATATACGTGTGTAATCGTATTTGCCAGACAAGCACTAGGCTGGATACTCCCTAAAAATACGGTTTCGCCGCAAACGATCCCTGTTTCTTCTAAAAGCTCGCGTTTAGCGGCGTCTTCAGGATTCTCATCCAATTTCATTCCCCCGCCTGGAAGCTGGATAATCACTTCATCTACAGCAGGGCGATATTGACTGATTAAAATTAAACTTTCGTCCTCTACGGCAACCATGACTGCTGCTTCATTCGGGTTTTCTTTTAAGGTTATTTTTCCAAATTCATCTTCGTAAACTTCTATATCTTTTTCTCTATTTTGATACACAAGTTCCATTCAATCGTCCCCCAATTTCACAACTTTTGATTTTACATTATCCAAATTTGGAAAGATTTTCAATACATTAAAATTGGTAAATGTGTCCAATTGTTGTAAAATTAATAGTTGAAACAGCTATTGGGAACTTTTTCAGCCGTCATCTCGTATGTTAGTGATCATTTACTAGAGAAAAAGGGAGTATGCATCCATGAAAAAATCACTAGGTATTATATTAATCATTACATCATTTATTTTATGGGGATTTATTCTCGTCGTCCCTTTTTTATCGTTTAGCGGTACGACGAAGACTGTTCTTGTCACAATCTTAGTAATAGCCGGAGAAATAACATTTTG
Protein-coding sequences here:
- a CDS encoding NUDIX hydrolase; this encodes MELVYQNREKDIEVYEDEFGKITLKENPNEAAVMVAVEDESLILISQYRPAVDEVIIQLPGGGMKLDENPEDAAKRELLEETGIVCGETVFLGSIQPSACLANTITHVYFTREILEYQQQKLEKKEASIQSFHIPIERAFYNIEQGTWKDSELAHGLLLARLKGLI
- a CDS encoding transporter suffix domain-containing protein — encoded protein: MKKSLGIILIITSFILWGFILVVPFLSFSGTTKTVLVTILVIAGEITFWLGAIFAGKDIVKRFIQNIWQRMKKEEDQ
- a CDS encoding type 1 glutamine amidotransferase domain-containing protein gives rise to the protein MSKRILIVVTNHQNIGTNKTGLWLEEYAVPFNEFRQSGYDITVKSIQGGKIPLDPNSLEGVDREEYKEALSILEDTAKLSNEDAVSYDAIFLPGGHGTVFDFPKSEELKEVVSQMAQTNKVIGSVCHGPAGLTTATLKDGTPIVKGKTVTAFTDEEEEEMQLTKEVPFLLETKLRELGAEFQRAGKWEDFAVTDGNLITGQNPQSSRSVAIGMIEVLNKQ
- a CDS encoding aldo/keto reductase codes for the protein MVNSIHDRAILHNGVHMPWLGLGVYKAEEGEEVVQAIKWALDAGFRSIDTASFYDNETGVGKAIRESSVPREDLFITTKVWNTDQGYDQTLAALDASLERLGLEYVDLYLIHWPVPGKYKETWRAVEKIYQDGKAKAIGVSNFKQHHLEDLIADAQIKPMVNQVEYHPRLTQEDLLSYCKDQGIQLEAWRPLLKGEIFDEPVLVEMAEKHNKSVAQIILRWDIQNGVVTIPKSVTKHRIEENGEIFDFELSEEEMSRISSLNQNKRNGVDPDDSEFYKQFE